In Ensifer canadensis, a genomic segment contains:
- the fdxA gene encoding ferredoxin FdxA — MTYVVTDNCIRCKYMDCVEVCPVDCFYEGENFLVIHPDECIDCGVCEPECPAEAIKPDTEPGLDMWLKVNADFATKWPNVTIKRDAMPEAKEMDGVEGKYEKYFSAEPGQGD; from the coding sequence ATGACGTATGTCGTGACCGACAATTGCATTCGCTGCAAGTACATGGATTGCGTTGAAGTCTGCCCGGTGGACTGCTTCTACGAAGGCGAGAATTTTCTCGTCATTCATCCCGATGAATGCATCGATTGCGGCGTCTGCGAGCCGGAATGTCCTGCCGAGGCCATCAAGCCAGACACCGAGCCGGGCCTCGATATGTGGTTGAAAGTGAACGCTGATTTTGCCACCAAGTGGCCGAACGTCACCATCAAGCGCGACGCGATGCCGGAAGCCAAGGAAATGGACGGGGTCGAAGGCAAGTACGAGAAGTACTTCTCTGCCG
- a CDS encoding RNA-binding S4 domain-containing protein has protein sequence MEKQSASNPASRQRLDKWLFFTRLLKSRSLAQKAIEAGHVTVNDERVKQSSFQVKAGDVLAVSLERRDVIVRVLLPGERRGPFDEARLLYEDLTPAEPREKLSAFDLATREPGAGRPTKKERRETDRLKPGFNPLDD, from the coding sequence ATGGAGAAACAGTCTGCGTCCAACCCGGCATCGCGCCAGCGTCTCGACAAATGGCTGTTCTTCACGCGCCTGTTGAAGTCCCGCTCGCTCGCCCAAAAGGCGATCGAGGCGGGGCACGTCACTGTCAATGACGAACGGGTCAAGCAGTCCTCCTTCCAGGTGAAGGCGGGCGATGTGCTCGCTGTGTCGCTCGAGCGGCGCGACGTGATCGTGCGTGTGCTTCTGCCCGGCGAACGACGCGGCCCTTTCGATGAGGCGCGGCTGCTCTACGAGGACCTGACGCCGGCGGAGCCGCGGGAAAAGCTCTCGGCTTTTGACCTCGCGACGCGTGAGCCGGGGGCGGGGCGACCCACCAAGAAAGAGCGGCGCGAAACCGACCGGTTGAAGCCCGGTTTCAATCCGCTCGACGATTAG
- a CDS encoding DEAD/DEAH box helicase: MILSGRGVTAVLGPTNTGKTHYAIERMIAHDSGVIGLPLRLLAREVYTRVVEKVGHHNVALITGEEKITPHRARYSVCTVEAMPRETTASFVAIDEVQLAGDLERGHIFTDRLLYLRGRGETLLLGAATMRPILEQLLPGITVVERPRMSQLLYAGSKKITRLPHRSAIVAFSADEVYAIAELIRRQRGGAAVVLGALSPRTRNAQVALYQEGDVEFLVATDAIGMGLNLDVDHVAFAQDRKFDGYQFRNLNPAELAQIAGRAGRHLRDGTFGVTGRVDPFDNELVHRIESHEFDPLKVLQWRSKAFDYASLAALKRSLDAAPTIPGLARALPAVDQQAFEHLSRYPEVADLATTPDRVEKLWEACALPDYRRITPAQHADLISTIYADLVRRGAVNEDFMAEQVRRADYTDGEIDTLSARIAQIRTWTYVSNRPGWLADPTHWQEKTREIEDRLSDALHERLTKRFVDRRTSVLMKRLRENAMLEAEISVNGDVFVEGHHVGQLTGFRFTLATGGDGPDAKAVQGAAQKALALEFEARAARLHASGNGDLALSSDGLVRWLGDPVARLAASDHVMRPRVILLADEQLQANAREHVVARIERFVNHHIGTVLKPLDDISRAEDLEGLAKGLAFQLVENLGVLFRRDVAEEVKSLDQDGRASIRKYGVRFGAYHIFLPALLKPAPAELITLLWALKNDGLDKAGYGDLIPMLAAGRTSVVTDPSFERTFYKLAGFRFLGKRAVRIDILERLADLIRPLLQWKPGAQPRPEGAYDGRRFTATTSMLSILGATPDDMEEILKGLGYRADSVKAEDAAAFLASQGVAPAAPAEASTEAAADHDDADASGEGEPAAETEAPASVEPATAEGEAAAPQAAAEEGAEAAEAKPVLLWRPGTRQDNQRQGGRHQGDQRRGGPRQGQGQGQGEGREGGRKAGAPARGKRHDGKPEGGQRQDRHDRHDRGGKPNAAKFEARPPRKEKPIDPDSPFAKLAALKEQMKK, from the coding sequence ATGATCCTGAGCGGCCGCGGCGTCACCGCGGTGCTCGGGCCAACCAATACCGGCAAGACGCATTATGCGATCGAGCGCATGATCGCGCACGATAGCGGCGTCATCGGGCTGCCGCTGCGGCTGCTCGCGCGCGAGGTCTATACGCGTGTTGTCGAAAAGGTCGGCCATCACAACGTTGCGCTGATCACCGGCGAGGAAAAGATCACCCCACATCGCGCCCGCTACTCGGTCTGCACGGTCGAGGCGATGCCGCGCGAAACGACGGCGTCCTTCGTGGCGATCGACGAAGTGCAGCTCGCCGGCGATCTCGAGCGTGGTCACATCTTCACCGACCGGCTGCTCTATCTGCGCGGCCGCGGCGAGACGCTGCTGCTCGGGGCCGCGACGATGCGGCCGATCCTCGAACAATTGTTGCCGGGCATCACCGTCGTCGAACGCCCGCGCATGTCGCAGCTGCTCTATGCCGGGTCGAAGAAAATCACCCGCCTGCCGCATCGCTCGGCCATCGTCGCCTTTTCGGCAGACGAAGTCTATGCGATTGCCGAGCTGATCCGCCGTCAGCGCGGCGGCGCTGCCGTCGTGCTCGGGGCGCTGTCGCCGCGCACGCGCAATGCCCAGGTCGCGCTCTATCAGGAAGGCGACGTCGAGTTTCTGGTGGCGACCGATGCGATCGGCATGGGATTGAACCTCGACGTCGACCATGTCGCCTTCGCACAGGACCGCAAGTTCGACGGCTACCAGTTCCGCAACCTCAATCCGGCCGAACTGGCGCAGATCGCCGGGCGTGCCGGGCGGCACCTGCGCGATGGCACGTTCGGCGTCACCGGCCGGGTCGATCCGTTCGACAACGAGCTGGTGCATCGCATCGAGTCACATGAATTCGATCCGCTCAAGGTGCTGCAATGGCGCTCCAAGGCGTTTGACTATGCGTCGCTTGCCGCGTTGAAGCGAAGCCTGGATGCCGCCCCGACAATTCCGGGGCTTGCGCGCGCTCTACCTGCGGTGGATCAGCAGGCGTTCGAACATTTGTCGCGCTATCCCGAAGTGGCCGATCTGGCGACGACGCCGGACCGGGTCGAAAAATTGTGGGAAGCCTGTGCATTGCCGGATTATCGCCGCATTACACCGGCTCAACACGCCGATCTGATCTCCACGATCTACGCCGATCTTGTCCGACGTGGCGCCGTGAACGAAGATTTCATGGCCGAGCAAGTCCGTCGGGCGGATTATACCGATGGTGAGATCGACACACTTTCGGCGCGAATCGCGCAGATCAGAACCTGGACCTATGTGTCGAACCGGCCCGGATGGCTTGCCGATCCGACACACTGGCAAGAAAAGACGCGGGAAATTGAAGATCGATTGTCCGACGCACTACATGAACGGTTGACGAAACGCTTTGTTGATCGCAGGACATCTGTGCTCATGAAGCGCCTGAGAGAGAATGCTATGCTGGAAGCTGAAATCAGTGTGAATGGTGACGTCTTCGTTGAAGGCCATCACGTAGGACAACTAACCGGTTTCCGGTTTACGCTGGCGACCGGCGGAGACGGACCGGATGCCAAGGCCGTGCAGGGTGCTGCGCAGAAGGCGCTGGCGCTCGAGTTCGAAGCGCGTGCGGCGCGTCTGCACGCCTCCGGCAATGGCGACCTTGCGCTATCGTCCGACGGACTGGTGCGTTGGCTCGGCGATCCCGTGGCTCGGCTTGCGGCCAGCGACCATGTCATGCGTCCGCGCGTCATCCTGCTTGCCGACGAGCAGCTGCAGGCCAATGCGCGCGAGCATGTCGTCGCCCGCATCGAGCGTTTCGTGAACCATCATATCGGCACGGTGCTGAAACCGCTTGACGATATCTCGCGCGCCGAGGATCTCGAAGGCCTCGCCAAGGGGCTGGCATTCCAGCTCGTCGAAAATCTCGGCGTGCTGTTCCGCCGCGACGTCGCCGAAGAGGTGAAGTCGCTCGACCAGGACGGTCGCGCCTCGATCCGCAAGTATGGCGTCCGCTTCGGCGCCTATCACATCTTCCTGCCCGCGCTGTTGAAGCCGGCTCCGGCCGAGCTCATTACGCTGCTCTGGGCGCTGAAGAACGATGGCCTCGACAAGGCTGGCTATGGCGATCTGATCCCGATGCTGGCCGCTGGCCGCACCTCGGTCGTTACCGATCCCTCGTTTGAGCGGACGTTCTACAAGCTCGCGGGCTTCCGTTTCCTCGGCAAGCGTGCCGTTCGCATCGACATCCTCGAGCGTCTGGCGGATCTCATCCGTCCGCTGCTGCAGTGGAAGCCGGGTGCGCAGCCGCGTCCCGAAGGCGCCTATGACGGCCGTCGCTTCACCGCGACGACCTCCATGCTCTCCATTCTCGGCGCAACGCCTGACGATATGGAAGAAATTCTCAAGGGGCTTGGCTACCGCGCCGATAGCGTGAAGGCCGAGGATGCCGCAGCGTTCCTGGCAAGCCAGGGCGTGGCGCCTGCAGCCCCGGCCGAGGCGTCCACGGAAGCTGCCGCCGACCACGACGATGCGGATGCAAGCGGTGAAGGCGAACCGGCGGCTGAAACCGAGGCACCTGCCTCCGTCGAGCCGGCGACTGCCGAAGGCGAAGCTGCCGCTCCCCAGGCAGCCGCGGAAGAGGGTGCCGAGGCTGCCGAAGCCAAGCCGGTTCTCCTCTGGCGTCCGGGCACCCGCCAGGACAATCAGCGCCAGGGTGGCCGTCACCAGGGCGATCAGCGCCGTGGCGGTCCGCGCCAGGGGCAAGGCCAAGGCCAGGGCGAGGGACGCGAAGGCGGCCGCAAGGCCGGCGCACCGGCCCGCGGCAAGCGGCACGACGGCAAGCCCGAGGGTGGCCAGCGGCAGGATCGCCATGATCGTCACGATCGCGGCGGCAAGCCGAACGCGGCCAAGTTCGAGGCGCGCCCGCCGCGCAAGGAGAAGCCGATCGATCCGGATTCGCCCTTTGCCAAGCTTGCCGCTCTCAAGGAGCAGATGAAGAAGTAG
- a CDS encoding beta-ketoacyl-ACP reductase — MSRVALVTGGSRGIGAAISIALKNAGYKVAANYAGNDEKAQAFKEETGIPVYKWDVSNYQSCVDGIAKVEADLGPIEVLVNNAGITRDAMFHKMTPEQWGEVINTNLTGLFNMTHPVWTGMRDRSFGRVINISSINGQKGQMGQANYSAAKAGDLGFTKALSQEGAAKGITVNAICPGYIGTEMVRAIPEKVLNERIIPQIPVGRLGEPEEIARCVVFLASDDAGFITGSTISANGGQFFV, encoded by the coding sequence ATGAGCAGGGTAGCATTGGTTACGGGTGGGTCACGCGGCATTGGCGCCGCGATTTCCATCGCGCTGAAGAATGCAGGATACAAGGTTGCTGCCAACTACGCCGGCAATGACGAGAAGGCGCAGGCGTTCAAGGAGGAAACCGGCATCCCGGTCTACAAGTGGGATGTCTCCAACTATCAGTCCTGCGTCGACGGCATTGCCAAGGTCGAGGCCGACCTTGGGCCGATCGAAGTGCTTGTCAACAATGCCGGCATCACCCGTGATGCCATGTTCCACAAGATGACCCCGGAGCAATGGGGCGAGGTGATCAACACCAACCTGACCGGCCTGTTCAACATGACCCATCCGGTCTGGACCGGCATGCGGGACCGCAGCTTCGGGCGGGTGATCAATATTTCGTCGATCAACGGCCAGAAGGGCCAGATGGGGCAGGCGAACTACTCGGCCGCCAAGGCCGGTGATCTCGGCTTCACCAAGGCACTCTCCCAGGAAGGGGCTGCCAAAGGCATCACTGTCAATGCCATCTGCCCGGGCTACATCGGCACGGAGATGGTGCGGGCGATACCGGAAAAGGTTCTCAACGAGCGGATCATTCCGCAGATCCCGGTCGGTCGTCTGGGCGAGCCGGAGGAGATTGCCCGCTGCGTGGTTTTCCTCGCATCCGACGATGCCGGCTTCATCACGGGGTCGACGATCTCCGCCAATGGCGGACAGTTCTTCGTCTGA
- a CDS encoding acetyl-CoA C-acetyltransferase yields MSNPSIVIASAARTAVGSFNGAFGNTPAHELGAAVIKAVLERAGVEANEVDEVILGQVLQAGEGQNPARQAAMKAGIPPEKTAWGMNQLCGSGLRAVALGMQQIASGDAEIIIAGGMESMSMAPHCSHLRGGVKMGDFKMIDTMIKDGLTDAFYGYHMGITAENVARQWQLTREEQDQFALASQNKAEAAQKAGRFADEIVPFVVKGRKGDVIVDQDEYIRHGATIDQMTKLRPAFDKEGTVTAGNASGLNDGAAATLLMTEAEAAKRGIQPLARIVSWATAGVDPQVMGTGPIPASRKALEKAGWAIGDVELVEANEAFAAQACAVNKDLGWDLSIVNVNGGAIAIGHPIGASGARVLNTLLFEMKRRGVSKGLVTLCIGGGMGVAMCVERL; encoded by the coding sequence ATGAGCAATCCCTCCATCGTGATCGCCAGCGCGGCACGTACCGCCGTCGGATCCTTCAACGGTGCCTTCGGCAACACACCGGCCCACGAGCTTGGCGCCGCCGTCATCAAGGCGGTACTCGAACGCGCCGGCGTCGAGGCGAACGAGGTCGATGAAGTGATCCTCGGGCAGGTGCTGCAGGCAGGCGAAGGCCAGAACCCGGCGCGCCAGGCCGCGATGAAGGCGGGCATTCCGCCAGAAAAGACCGCCTGGGGCATGAACCAGCTTTGCGGCTCGGGCCTGCGCGCAGTCGCGCTCGGCATGCAGCAGATCGCATCCGGCGATGCAGAAATCATCATTGCCGGCGGCATGGAGTCGATGTCGATGGCACCGCATTGCTCGCACCTGCGTGGCGGCGTGAAGATGGGCGACTTCAAGATGATCGACACGATGATCAAGGATGGCCTGACGGACGCCTTCTACGGCTACCACATGGGTATCACCGCGGAGAATGTCGCCCGTCAGTGGCAGCTGACCCGCGAGGAGCAGGATCAGTTTGCGCTGGCGTCGCAGAATAAGGCCGAGGCCGCGCAGAAGGCGGGCCGCTTCGCTGACGAGATCGTTCCGTTCGTCGTCAAGGGCCGCAAGGGTGACGTCATCGTCGATCAGGACGAATATATCCGCCATGGCGCGACCATCGACCAGATGACCAAGCTGCGTCCGGCCTTCGACAAGGAGGGAACCGTGACCGCCGGCAACGCATCCGGCCTCAATGACGGTGCCGCCGCCACCCTGCTGATGACCGAGGCAGAGGCCGCCAAGCGCGGCATTCAGCCGCTCGCGCGCATCGTTTCCTGGGCCACGGCCGGCGTCGATCCGCAGGTGATGGGCACAGGCCCGATCCCGGCATCGCGCAAGGCGCTGGAGAAGGCCGGCTGGGCGATCGGTGATGTCGAACTCGTCGAAGCCAACGAGGCCTTCGCGGCACAGGCCTGCGCGGTCAACAAGGACCTCGGCTGGGATCTGTCGATCGTCAACGTCAATGGCGGCGCGATTGCGATCGGACATCCGATCGGCGCGTCCGGCGCCCGCGTTCTCAACACGCTGCTGTTCGAAATGAAGCGCCGCGGCGTTTCCAAGGGCCTTGTGACCTTGTGCATCGGTGGCGGCATGGGCGTCGCCATGTGCGTCGAGCGTCTCTGA
- the phaR gene encoding polyhydroxyalkanoate synthesis repressor PhaR has translation MAKNDGQIVIKKYANRRLYNTGTSTYVTLDDLAVMVKKGEEFTVQDAKSGEDITHSVLTQIIFEQESKTGNTLLPISFLRQLISFYGDQMQMVVPSYLEHSMQAFTEQQVQMREQINKAFGDTPLGKNLQAPLQLVEEQVRRNTEMFHQAMQMFSPFIASPPVKETKKAEAKDIDELKEQLRALQTKLDNLG, from the coding sequence ATGGCGAAGAACGACGGCCAGATCGTAATCAAGAAATATGCGAACCGGCGGCTCTACAACACCGGGACCAGCACCTACGTCACGCTCGACGACCTGGCCGTGATGGTGAAGAAGGGCGAGGAGTTTACCGTACAGGACGCCAAATCAGGCGAAGACATTACCCATTCGGTTCTGACGCAGATCATCTTCGAGCAGGAATCCAAGACCGGCAACACGCTGCTGCCGATTTCGTTCCTGCGCCAGCTGATTTCCTTCTACGGCGACCAGATGCAGATGGTCGTGCCGAGCTATCTCGAGCACTCGATGCAGGCCTTCACCGAGCAGCAGGTGCAGATGCGGGAGCAGATCAACAAGGCCTTCGGCGACACGCCGCTCGGCAAGAACCTGCAGGCGCCGCTGCAACTGGTCGAGGAGCAGGTTCGGCGCAACACAGAGATGTTCCATCAGGCGATGCAGATGTTTTCGCCGTTCATCGCCTCGCCTCCGGTCAAGGAGACCAAGAAGGCGGAAGCCAAGGATATCGACGAGTTGAAGGAGCAATTGCGCGCCCTTCAGACCAAGCTCGACAATCTCGGCTGA
- the rpmF gene encoding 50S ribosomal protein L32: MAVPKRKTSPSKRGMRRSADALKTPTYIEDKNSGELRRPHHIDLKTGMYRGRQVLTPKESA; the protein is encoded by the coding sequence ATGGCTGTACCTAAAAGAAAAACGAGCCCGTCCAAGCGTGGCATGCGCCGTTCTGCTGACGCCCTCAAGACGCCGACCTACATCGAAGACAAGAACTCCGGTGAACTGCGTCGCCCGCACCACATCGACCTGAAGACCGGCATGTACCGTGGTCGTCAGGTTCTGACCCCGAAGGAAAGCGCATAA
- a CDS encoding glutathione S-transferase family protein: MNKLVLYVGNKNYSSWSLRPWLALEASGIAFEDVVIPFDFATGNPKLREISPTGRVPLLEHGDVKIWESLAIIEYVAELFPDAGLWPADQQDRARARSYACEMLSGFRALRSACPMNIRRQKQTLGVSGDVRADVARIETIWADALARSGGPFLFGSFTAADAMYAPVVNRFDVYNLVSDPTTLGYMERVKAHPASRKWEAAARAEPWIVAEEEV, from the coding sequence TTGAACAAACTCGTCCTTTACGTCGGCAACAAGAACTATTCGTCCTGGTCGCTGCGACCGTGGCTGGCGCTCGAAGCCTCAGGCATTGCCTTCGAGGACGTGGTCATTCCCTTCGATTTTGCGACCGGAAACCCGAAGCTGCGGGAAATCTCGCCGACCGGGCGTGTGCCGCTTCTCGAGCATGGCGACGTCAAGATCTGGGAGTCGCTGGCGATCATCGAATATGTCGCCGAACTGTTTCCGGATGCCGGGCTTTGGCCGGCAGACCAACAGGACCGGGCGCGGGCGCGCAGCTATGCCTGCGAAATGCTCTCCGGCTTTCGTGCCTTGCGCAGCGCCTGCCCGATGAACATTCGCCGGCAGAAACAGACGCTTGGGGTTTCGGGCGACGTGCGCGCCGATGTCGCCCGCATCGAGACGATCTGGGCCGACGCGCTCGCGCGCTCCGGCGGTCCGTTCCTTTTCGGGTCGTTCACGGCTGCGGATGCGATGTACGCGCCTGTGGTTAACCGCTTCGACGTCTACAATCTCGTTAGCGACCCCACGACGTTGGGATATATGGAGCGAGTAAAGGCGCATCCGGCATCCCGGAAATGGGAAGCGGCCGCACGAGCGGAACCGTGGATCGTTGCCGAGGAAGAAGTCTGA
- the mtgA gene encoding monofunctional biosynthetic peptidoglycan transglycosylase encodes MDIVPEAREEGDMPASRWSSLRRTWRLHRRRIIFVVLGLLLLPYALIALYLIDFIRPVSTLMLRDLVLLRGYDRQWVEFDKIAPVLVQSVMMSEDGQFCIHDGVDWGQMRGVVEDALDGESTRGASTIPMQTVKNLFLWNGRSFVRKAMELPLAIAADFVWSKQRMMEIYLNVAEWGDGIYGIEAAARHHFGVSAAKLSRRQAALLAVSLPNPKERNAGKPGRGLKRLASLIERRASRSGGYITCLYD; translated from the coding sequence GTGGACATCGTTCCCGAGGCGCGTGAGGAGGGCGATATGCCCGCCAGTCGCTGGTCGTCCCTCCGTCGGACGTGGCGCCTGCATCGCCGTCGCATCATTTTCGTCGTTCTTGGCCTGTTGCTTCTGCCCTATGCGCTGATTGCGCTCTATCTCATCGACTTCATTCGCCCGGTTTCGACGCTGATGCTGCGCGACCTCGTGCTGCTGCGCGGCTATGACCGACAGTGGGTCGAGTTCGACAAGATAGCGCCGGTGCTGGTGCAATCGGTGATGATGTCGGAGGATGGCCAGTTCTGCATCCACGACGGCGTCGACTGGGGGCAGATGCGGGGCGTGGTTGAGGATGCGCTCGATGGGGAATCGACGCGCGGCGCCAGCACCATCCCGATGCAGACGGTGAAGAACCTCTTCCTCTGGAACGGCCGCTCCTTCGTGCGCAAGGCGATGGAACTGCCGCTCGCCATCGCCGCCGACTTCGTCTGGAGCAAACAGCGGATGATGGAGATCTACCTGAATGTCGCCGAATGGGGTGACGGTATCTACGGCATCGAGGCTGCCGCCCGCCACCATTTCGGCGTTTCCGCCGCCAAGCTTTCCAGGCGCCAGGCCGCTCTTCTCGCCGTGTCGCTGCCCAACCCGAAAGAGCGCAACGCCGGAAAACCGGGGCGCGGACTGAAACGCCTGGCATCACTGATCGAGCGCCGGGCCAGCCGATCGGGCGGATACATCACCTGCCTTTATGATTGA
- a CDS encoding polyprenyl synthetase family protein has protein sequence MRQETPTFETQLKRNALAIETLLGRLLGLSIEPDEIGRPENLLGAMRHGVLNGGKRLRPFLVIECASLLGGRFDAALRVGAALECVHCYSLVHDDLPAMDDDDIRRGQPTVHKAFDEATAILAGDSLLTFAFDIIASPETPLADAQKAALVLALARAAGHGGMAGGQALDLAAEKSTPDEAGIVTLQAMKTGALLRFACEAGAIVAGADANDRHRLRSFGEKIGLAFQLADDLLDLTADAETMGKATGKDAARGKGTLVALHGQAWAETRLEQLVAEAEALLEPYGERSSILAETARFIANRRN, from the coding sequence ATGAGACAGGAAACACCGACCTTCGAGACCCAACTGAAACGCAACGCGCTCGCGATCGAGACGCTGCTGGGGCGCCTGCTGGGTTTGAGCATCGAACCCGACGAGATCGGCCGCCCGGAAAACCTGCTCGGCGCGATGCGTCACGGCGTCCTCAACGGCGGCAAGCGGTTGCGCCCGTTTCTGGTGATCGAATGCGCCAGCCTGCTGGGCGGACGCTTCGATGCAGCGCTGCGGGTCGGTGCGGCGCTCGAATGCGTCCACTGCTACTCTCTGGTCCATGACGACCTGCCGGCGATGGACGACGACGACATCCGGCGCGGCCAGCCGACCGTACACAAGGCTTTCGACGAGGCGACTGCGATCCTTGCCGGCGACAGCCTGCTGACCTTCGCCTTCGACATCATCGCATCGCCGGAGACGCCGCTTGCCGACGCACAGAAGGCGGCGCTTGTCCTCGCGCTGGCGCGTGCTGCCGGCCATGGCGGCATGGCCGGTGGACAGGCGCTCGACCTTGCGGCGGAGAAATCCACTCCCGACGAAGCCGGCATCGTCACCCTTCAGGCGATGAAGACAGGCGCGCTTCTGCGCTTTGCCTGCGAGGCGGGCGCGATCGTCGCCGGAGCAGACGCGAACGACCGTCACCGTCTGCGCAGCTTCGGCGAAAAGATCGGCCTTGCCTTCCAGCTCGCCGACGACCTGCTTGACCTCACCGCCGACGCCGAGACCATGGGCAAGGCAACCGGCAAGGATGCCGCACGCGGCAAGGGCACGCTCGTCGCGCTCCACGGACAGGCCTGGGCCGAGACCCGGCTGGAACAACTGGTGGCGGAGGCAGAGGCGCTGCTCGAACCCTATGGCGAGCGCTCGTCGATCCTTGCCGAAACCGCCCGCTTCATCGCCAATCGCAGGAATTGA
- the hisC gene encoding histidinol-phosphate transaminase: protein MSKYWSPIVSTLKPYVPGEQPRIANLVKLNTNESPYGPSDKVLSAITAAANSDLRLYPDPLALRLRETIAARHRVTAGEVFVGNGSDEVLAHIFAGLLKHDAPLLYPDISYSFYSTYARLFAIDAVEVPLDTQFRIDLADYDRSCGAIILPNPNAPTGIGLPLAEIERLVAAHPDQPVVIDEAYIDFGGQSAIALVPKYENLLVVQTFSKSRALAGLRVGFAIGQRPLIEALERVKDSFNSYPLGRPAQAGATAAIEDEAWFETTRKKIMASRERLTGQLAERGFEVLPSQANFVFARHPGHSGDALMQALRERAVLVRHFAKPRISDFLRITIGTDAECARLIEALDDIL, encoded by the coding sequence GTGAGCAAATACTGGTCGCCCATCGTTTCGACGCTCAAGCCCTATGTGCCAGGCGAACAGCCGCGCATCGCCAACCTCGTCAAGCTCAATACCAACGAGAGCCCCTACGGCCCTTCGGACAAGGTTCTGAGCGCAATCACCGCAGCGGCCAACAGCGATCTCAGGCTCTACCCCGACCCCCTGGCGCTCCGCCTGCGTGAAACGATCGCGGCCCGTCACCGGGTCACCGCCGGCGAGGTCTTCGTCGGCAATGGTTCGGACGAGGTCCTGGCCCACATCTTTGCCGGGCTGTTGAAGCACGACGCCCCGCTGCTCTATCCCGACATCTCCTACAGCTTCTATTCGACCTACGCCCGGCTGTTTGCGATCGATGCCGTCGAAGTCCCGCTCGACACTCAATTCCGCATCGATCTAGCCGATTACGACAGGTCCTGCGGCGCCATCATCCTGCCAAACCCGAATGCGCCGACCGGCATCGGCCTGCCGCTTGCCGAAATCGAGCGGCTCGTTGCCGCCCACCCGGATCAGCCAGTTGTCATCGACGAGGCCTATATCGACTTCGGCGGCCAGTCGGCGATCGCGCTGGTGCCGAAATACGAAAACCTGCTGGTCGTCCAGACCTTCTCCAAGTCGCGTGCGCTCGCGGGCCTGCGCGTCGGCTTCGCCATCGGTCAGCGGCCGCTGATCGAGGCGCTGGAGCGGGTGAAGGACAGCTTCAACTCCTATCCGCTTGGCCGCCCGGCCCAGGCAGGAGCGACCGCTGCGATCGAAGACGAAGCCTGGTTCGAAACGACCCGCAAGAAAATCATGGCATCCCGTGAACGCCTCACCGGTCAACTCGCCGAGCGCGGTTTCGAGGTCCTCCCATCGCAGGCAAACTTCGTCTTCGCCCGCCATCCCGGCCATTCCGGCGACGCGCTGATGCAGGCGCTGCGTGAGCGTGCCGTGCTCGTGCGCCATTTCGCCAAGCCCAGGATCTCCGATTTCCTGCGCATCACCATCGGCACCGATGCCGAATGCGCCCGGCTGATCGAAGCGCTCGACGACATTCTCTGA
- a CDS encoding LysE family translocator, whose product MFDLSPYLSQLAVAWTAYMIATASPGPAVLAIITTSISQGRKAGLALAFGVLSGSYTWAMLTASGLSALIGAYGQALIVLKIAGACYLFWLAYNALRAAMRGHAPPKAMPGQPQALLKKHYLKGLGIHLTNPKAIFSGIMLVSLGMPAGAPTAVTAAFIAGCMLLGLVTFCGFAIVFSLPPVHRGYLKSRRIIESLMAGFFAFAGLKLLTTRL is encoded by the coding sequence ATGTTCGACCTGTCGCCATACCTTTCGCAACTCGCGGTCGCCTGGACGGCCTATATGATTGCGACCGCATCGCCAGGTCCGGCGGTGCTTGCAATCATCACCACCTCGATCAGCCAGGGGCGCAAGGCGGGCCTGGCGCTCGCCTTCGGCGTACTGTCCGGCAGCTACACCTGGGCGATGCTAACGGCATCCGGCCTTTCTGCGCTCATCGGCGCTTACGGACAGGCGCTGATCGTCCTGAAGATCGCCGGCGCCTGCTACCTGTTCTGGCTCGCCTACAACGCGCTACGCGCCGCCATGCGCGGACATGCGCCCCCAAAGGCGATGCCGGGCCAACCACAGGCGTTGCTGAAGAAGCACTATCTCAAGGGGCTCGGCATCCACCTGACCAATCCCAAGGCGATTTTCTCCGGGATCATGCTGGTCTCGCTCGGCATGCCCGCCGGCGCGCCGACGGCCGTGACCGCCGCCTTCATCGCCGGATGCATGCTGCTCGGTCTCGTGACCTTCTGCGGTTTTGCGATCGTGTTCTCGCTGCCGCCGGTGCATCGCGGCTATCTCAAGTCGCGACGCATCATCGAGAGCCTGATGGCAGGCTTCTTCGCTTTCGCAGGATTGAAACTGCTGACGACGCGGCTCTGA